In the Pseudolabrys taiwanensis genome, one interval contains:
- a CDS encoding electron transfer flavoprotein-ubiquinone oxidoreductase codes for MTELPAREAMEFDVVVVGAGPSGLAAAIRLKQINADISVVVVEKGSEVGAHILSGAVIDPVGLDKLLPDWRSEDTPITTTVTDDRFYWLGQSGSVRLPNLMLPPLMSNHGKYIVSLGNVCRWLATKAEALGVEIYPGFAAAEVLYDDNGAVVGVATGDMGIGKSGEPNANFTRGMELRAKYTLFAEGARGNLGKQLLAKFNLQEGREPQKFGIGLKELWQVAPEKHKKGLVQHSFGWPLDNSTGGGSFLYHFDDNLVSVGFVVHLNYQNPYLSPFEEFQRFKTHPLVRDTFEGGKRLSYGARAITEGGYQSVPKLTFPGGALIGCDAGFVNVPRIKGSHNAMLSGMQAAEAAAAALAGGRAHDELADYDAGWRGSAIGQDLSRVRNAKPLWSKYGTMLGIGLGGVDMWTRTLGFSLFGTLSHGKPDYATLKPASECKPIAYPKPDGKVTFDRLSSVFLSNTNHEEDQPPHLKVKDMDLQKRSEHDVYAGPSSRYCPAGVYEWVEEGGNPKFVINAQNCVHCKTCDIKDPNQNITWVPPEGAGGPNYPNM; via the coding sequence ATGACAGAGCTGCCCGCGCGTGAGGCGATGGAATTCGACGTGGTGGTTGTGGGCGCCGGTCCCTCGGGCCTGGCCGCCGCCATCCGTCTCAAGCAGATCAACGCGGATATTTCCGTGGTCGTGGTCGAGAAGGGTTCCGAGGTCGGCGCCCACATTCTGTCCGGCGCGGTGATCGATCCGGTCGGCCTCGACAAGCTGCTGCCGGACTGGCGCTCGGAGGATACGCCGATCACGACGACGGTCACCGACGACCGCTTCTATTGGCTGGGCCAGAGCGGCTCGGTGCGGCTGCCGAACCTCATGCTGCCGCCGCTGATGAGCAATCACGGCAAGTACATCGTGTCGCTCGGCAATGTCTGCCGCTGGCTGGCGACCAAAGCGGAAGCGCTCGGTGTCGAGATCTATCCGGGCTTCGCCGCGGCCGAGGTGCTCTACGACGACAACGGCGCGGTGGTCGGCGTCGCCACCGGCGACATGGGCATCGGCAAGAGCGGCGAGCCGAACGCCAATTTCACCCGCGGCATGGAATTGCGCGCCAAGTACACGTTGTTCGCGGAGGGCGCGCGCGGCAATCTCGGCAAGCAGCTTCTCGCGAAATTTAATCTGCAGGAAGGCCGCGAACCGCAGAAGTTCGGCATCGGCCTCAAGGAGCTGTGGCAGGTCGCGCCCGAGAAGCACAAGAAGGGGCTGGTGCAGCACTCGTTCGGCTGGCCGCTGGACAATTCGACCGGCGGCGGCTCGTTCCTCTATCACTTCGACGACAATCTGGTGTCGGTCGGCTTCGTCGTCCATCTCAACTATCAGAATCCTTATCTGTCGCCGTTCGAGGAATTCCAACGCTTCAAGACGCATCCGCTGGTGCGCGACACGTTCGAAGGCGGCAAGCGTCTCTCTTACGGCGCGCGCGCCATCACCGAAGGCGGCTATCAATCGGTGCCGAAGCTGACGTTCCCCGGCGGCGCGCTGATCGGCTGCGACGCCGGCTTCGTCAACGTGCCGCGCATCAAGGGCAGCCACAACGCCATGCTCTCCGGCATGCAGGCGGCGGAAGCCGCTGCCGCGGCGCTGGCAGGTGGCCGGGCGCATGACGAGCTTGCGGATTACGATGCCGGCTGGCGTGGCTCGGCGATTGGCCAAGATCTGTCGCGCGTGCGCAACGCCAAGCCGCTTTGGTCGAAATACGGAACGATGCTCGGCATCGGCCTTGGCGGTGTCGATATGTGGACGCGGACCCTCGGCTTCTCGCTGTTCGGCACCCTCAGCCACGGCAAGCCGGACTATGCGACGCTCAAGCCGGCGTCCGAATGCAAGCCGATCGCCTACCCCAAGCCGGACGGCAAGGTGACCTTCGACCGGCTCTCCTCGGTGTTTCTGTCCAACACCAACCACGAGGAAGACCAGCCGCCGCATCTGAAGGTCAAGGACATGGACCTGCAGAAGCGTTCCGAGCATGACGTCTATGCGGGGCCGTCATCCCGCTACTGCCCGGCCGGCGTGTACGAATGGGTGGAAGAGGGCGGCAATCCGAAATTCGTCATCAATGCCCAGAACTGCGTCCACTGCAAAACGTGCGACATCAAAGATCCGAATCAGAACATTACCTGGGTTCCGCCGGAGGGTGCGGGCGGGCCGAATTATCCGAATATGTGA
- a CDS encoding tetratricopeptide repeat protein, with product MNSWSLGRYFAGTALAALLAAAPIELAAQPSDQDLIGLTASGSYLAARHAGQMRDAAAAAAYYRVALNRDPKNGELLDRTFLSLLVGGNIDDAVKYADRVAAADKSDRVARLVLGVNALKKKQYTAARRELSQSVRGPITDLTATLLSSWAQFGAKDTKGAVAAIDRLAGPDWYAIFKDLHAGMILDLAGQEKEAGKRFERAYKADASALRVVEAYGSWLSRNKSPQEALAVYEAFDKVLPRHPLIVDAMTKLKAGEKLPILVSSAQAGAAEALYGLGASLGRRGGEDLGLVYLQLALHLSPNHPLALLSLADLYESLKKPELAIKAYERVPASSPLHRNAEIQMAANLDTLDRSDEAEKHLQALIKRHPDDIEAVMALGNVLRGHKKFAECADVYSKGVDLIKNPEKSNWVIFYFRGICYERSKQWPKSEADLKKALELYPDQPHVLNYLGYSWIDQGVNLDEGMSMIKKAVQQRPDDGYIVDSLGWAYYRIGNYDEAVKQLERAIELKPEDPTINDHLGDAYWRVGRELEARFQWAHARDLKPEPEELPKIEEKLKNGLAAESSNQAKATKKTGDGG from the coding sequence GTGAATTCTTGGAGCCTCGGCCGGTACTTTGCCGGCACCGCGCTCGCCGCCCTGTTGGCGGCGGCACCGATCGAGCTTGCCGCTCAGCCGAGCGACCAAGACCTGATCGGGCTGACGGCATCGGGCAGCTATCTCGCCGCCCGCCATGCCGGGCAGATGCGTGATGCCGCCGCCGCCGCCGCTTACTACCGGGTGGCGCTCAACCGCGACCCCAAGAACGGCGAGTTGCTCGATCGTACCTTCCTGTCGCTGCTGGTCGGCGGCAACATCGATGACGCGGTCAAATACGCCGACCGGGTTGCGGCGGCCGACAAGAGCGATCGCGTCGCGCGCCTCGTGCTTGGCGTGAACGCACTGAAGAAGAAGCAGTACACCGCCGCCCGTCGCGAACTGTCGCAGTCGGTGCGCGGCCCGATCACCGATCTGACCGCGACCTTGTTGTCGTCGTGGGCGCAGTTCGGAGCCAAAGATACCAAGGGCGCGGTAGCGGCGATCGATCGTCTCGCCGGTCCCGACTGGTACGCGATCTTCAAGGATCTGCACGCCGGCATGATTCTCGATCTCGCCGGGCAGGAGAAGGAAGCCGGCAAGCGGTTTGAGCGCGCCTACAAAGCCGACGCCTCCGCGCTGCGCGTGGTCGAGGCCTATGGCAGCTGGCTGTCGCGCAACAAGTCGCCGCAGGAGGCGCTGGCGGTCTACGAGGCCTTCGACAAGGTGCTGCCGCGCCATCCGCTGATCGTCGACGCGATGACCAAGCTCAAGGCCGGCGAGAAGCTGCCGATCCTGGTATCGTCGGCGCAGGCCGGCGCCGCCGAGGCGCTTTATGGCCTCGGTGCTTCGCTCGGCCGCCGCGGCGGCGAGGATCTGGGGCTCGTCTATCTCCAGCTCGCGCTGCACCTCTCGCCGAATCATCCGTTGGCGCTGCTGTCGCTCGCCGATCTGTACGAGTCGCTGAAGAAGCCGGAACTGGCGATCAAGGCTTACGAGCGCGTCCCCGCGAGCTCGCCGCTGCATCGCAACGCCGAGATCCAGATGGCGGCGAACCTCGACACGCTCGATCGCTCCGACGAGGCCGAGAAACACCTTCAGGCGCTGATCAAGCGGCATCCCGACGACATCGAAGCGGTCATGGCGCTCGGCAATGTGCTGCGCGGGCACAAGAAGTTCGCCGAATGCGCCGACGTCTATTCCAAGGGCGTCGATCTCATCAAGAACCCGGAAAAGTCGAACTGGGTGATCTTCTATTTCCGCGGCATCTGCTACGAGCGCTCGAAGCAGTGGCCGAAGTCGGAAGCCGATCTCAAGAAGGCGCTGGAGCTCTACCCCGATCAGCCGCACGTGCTCAATTATCTCGGCTATTCGTGGATCGATCAGGGCGTGAACCTCGACGAGGGCATGTCCATGATCAAGAAAGCCGTGCAGCAGCGCCCGGACGACGGCTACATCGTCGACTCGCTCGGTTGGGCCTATTACCGCATCGGCAATTACGACGAGGCGGTGAAGCAGCTCGAACGTGCGATCGAGCTCAAGCCGGAAGATCCGACCATCAACGATCACCTCGGCGACGCCTATTGGCGCGTCGGCCGTGAGCTCGAGGCGCGCTTCCAATGGGCGCATGCGCGCGATCTCAAGCCCGAGCCGGAAGAACTGCCGAAGATCGAAGAGAAGCTGAAGAACGGTCTCGCTGCCGAAAGCTCCAACCAGGCCAAGGCGACGAAGAAGACCGGCGACGGCGGCTGA
- a CDS encoding 4-(cytidine 5'-diphospho)-2-C-methyl-D-erythritol kinase, protein MTSLVEQAPAKINLTLRIVGRRADGYHLLESLVVFATVGDKVRLEPGVPLGLDISGPYAGACGRAADNLVLKAVAALSERVPGLKAGHFHLEKNLPVAAGIGGGSSDAAAALRLLARANGVLADDPHLAAAALAVGADVPVCLDPRPRIMRGIGEDLSEALWLPELFGVLVNPGVPLTTRDVFAKLSLERTSKKPLTAPPNWSEGVIDYLTAHGNDLTEAAVACAPAVGEVLATLAALPGVLLARMSGSGSTCFALLPTAAEAAAVAAQLRSEHPRWWVADTVFG, encoded by the coding sequence GTGACCTCGCTGGTCGAACAGGCTCCTGCCAAGATCAATCTGACGCTGCGTATCGTCGGACGCCGCGCCGACGGCTATCACCTGCTGGAAAGCCTGGTCGTCTTCGCGACCGTTGGCGACAAGGTGCGTCTCGAGCCCGGCGTCCCGCTCGGCCTCGATATCAGCGGCCCCTATGCCGGGGCCTGCGGCCGCGCCGCCGACAATCTGGTGCTCAAGGCCGTGGCCGCGCTGAGTGAGCGTGTGCCGGGTCTCAAGGCGGGTCATTTCCATCTCGAAAAGAATCTGCCGGTGGCCGCGGGTATTGGTGGCGGCTCGTCCGATGCCGCGGCGGCTTTGCGGTTGCTCGCGCGTGCCAATGGCGTCCTGGCCGACGATCCGCATCTGGCCGCTGCCGCGCTCGCGGTCGGCGCCGACGTGCCGGTCTGCCTCGATCCGCGTCCGCGCATCATGCGCGGGATCGGTGAGGATCTGTCGGAAGCGCTTTGGTTGCCCGAGTTGTTCGGCGTCCTCGTCAATCCGGGCGTGCCGCTGACGACACGCGACGTCTTCGCGAAGCTCTCGTTGGAGCGCACCAGCAAGAAGCCGCTCACGGCGCCGCCGAACTGGTCGGAAGGGGTGATCGATTATCTCACCGCGCACGGCAACGATCTCACCGAGGCCGCGGTGGCCTGTGCGCCGGCGGTCGGGGAGGTTCTGGCGACGCTCGCCGCGCTGCCGGGCGTTCTGCTGGCGCGCATGTCGGGCTCGGGCTCGACCTGCTTTGCGCTTTTGCCGACGGCCGCGGAAGCCGCTGCGGTCGCGGCGCAACTCCGGAGCGAGCATCCGCGCTGGTGGGTCGCCGATACCGTCTTCGGTTAG
- a CDS encoding polyprenyl synthetase family protein has protein sequence MAVVVPFESPRPAGLNRLVDLVAADMERVNATILARTGSEVTMIPEVANHLIASGGKRLRPMLTLAMAKLAGYSGDGHIKLAAAVEFMHTATLLHDDVVDESDMRRGKLAARMVWGNEASVLVGDFLLGQAFKMMVEVGNLHALDILSSAAAVIAEGEVMQLGTANNTATNEDEYLAVIRAKTAELFAAACEVGPALANKEKAEQAACRSFGMNLGIAFQLVDDALDYGGKSAKLGKNVGDDFREGKITLPVVLSFRRGTESERAFWNRTLVEGKVEDGDLDAAMAMMAKHHAIEDTLGRARHYGAIAKDALALAPDSPIKQALEEAVDFSIARAH, from the coding sequence TTGGCCGTCGTCGTTCCTTTCGAGAGTCCGCGTCCCGCTGGGCTCAACCGCCTCGTCGACCTCGTGGCTGCGGACATGGAACGCGTCAATGCGACCATTCTCGCCCGGACCGGCTCAGAGGTAACGATGATCCCGGAGGTGGCGAACCACCTCATCGCGTCGGGCGGCAAGCGGCTACGGCCGATGCTGACGCTGGCGATGGCCAAGCTCGCCGGCTATTCCGGCGACGGCCACATCAAGCTCGCCGCCGCCGTCGAATTCATGCACACCGCGACGCTGCTGCACGACGACGTCGTCGACGAAAGCGACATGCGCCGCGGCAAGCTCGCGGCCCGCATGGTGTGGGGTAACGAGGCGAGCGTGCTGGTCGGCGATTTCCTGCTCGGCCAGGCATTCAAGATGATGGTCGAGGTCGGCAATCTGCACGCGCTCGACATTCTTTCCTCGGCGGCGGCTGTCATCGCCGAAGGCGAAGTGATGCAGCTCGGCACCGCCAACAACACGGCCACCAACGAAGACGAATACCTCGCCGTGATCCGCGCCAAGACGGCGGAGCTGTTCGCCGCCGCCTGCGAGGTCGGCCCCGCGCTCGCCAACAAGGAGAAGGCCGAACAGGCCGCCTGCCGCTCGTTCGGGATGAACCTTGGCATCGCCTTCCAGCTCGTCGACGACGCGCTCGACTACGGCGGCAAGTCCGCCAAGCTCGGCAAGAACGTCGGTGACGATTTCCGCGAAGGCAAGATCACGCTGCCGGTCGTGCTGTCGTTCCGGCGCGGCACCGAAAGCGAACGCGCCTTCTGGAATCGCACACTGGTCGAGGGCAAGGTCGAGGACGGCGATCTCGACGCCGCGATGGCGATGATGGCCAAGCATCACGCGATCGAGGACACGCTCGGTCGCGCGCGCCATTACGGCGCCATCGCCAAGGACGCGCTGGCGCTCGCGCCCGATTCACCGATCAAGCAGGCGCTCGAAGAAGCCGTCGATTTCTCGATCGCGCGCGCGCACTGA
- a CDS encoding glycosyltransferase family 2 protein, with protein MATESTTSATADGSARLAGYKIAVLVPCYNEEVAVAKVVGDFRAALPEATVFVYDNNSTDNTVAAARAAGAEVYRETRQGKGFVVRRMFTDVEADIYVLVDGDATYDAPSVRKMIARLVDERLDMVVGSRVHREKAAYRAGHETGNRLLTRFVASVFGPSFNDMLSGYRVFSRRFVKSFPVLSGGFEIETELTIHALELGLAVAEIDTPYYARLEGSSSKLNTWRDGFRILWTILQLYRAERPLPFFSAVGFALAIVSVALAVPIVITFVETGMVPRLPTAILSTGLMLVAFLSFAVGLVLDTVTRGRREMKLLAFLALRGPGDEWRRN; from the coding sequence GTGGCGACAGAATCTACAACCTCCGCGACGGCCGACGGTTCGGCCCGCCTTGCGGGCTATAAGATCGCCGTGCTGGTCCCTTGCTACAACGAGGAGGTGGCCGTCGCCAAGGTGGTCGGGGATTTCCGCGCCGCGCTGCCCGAGGCCACGGTCTTCGTTTACGACAATAATTCCACGGACAATACGGTCGCAGCCGCGCGCGCGGCCGGCGCCGAGGTCTATCGCGAGACCCGTCAGGGCAAGGGTTTTGTGGTGCGCCGGATGTTCACCGACGTGGAGGCCGATATCTACGTACTGGTGGACGGCGATGCGACATACGATGCGCCGAGCGTACGCAAGATGATCGCGCGCCTCGTCGATGAGCGCCTCGACATGGTGGTCGGTAGCCGCGTCCATCGCGAAAAGGCCGCCTACCGCGCGGGCCACGAGACCGGCAACCGTCTGCTCACGCGCTTCGTCGCCTCGGTTTTCGGCCCGAGCTTCAACGACATGCTGTCGGGCTATCGGGTGTTTTCCCGGCGTTTCGTGAAGTCCTTTCCGGTGCTGTCCGGCGGCTTCGAGATCGAGACGGAGCTGACCATTCACGCGCTCGAGCTTGGTCTGGCCGTGGCCGAGATCGACACGCCTTACTACGCAAGACTGGAAGGCTCGAGCTCCAAGCTCAACACGTGGCGCGATGGCTTCCGCATCTTGTGGACGATCCTGCAGCTTTATCGGGCCGAGCGGCCGCTGCCGTTTTTCAGCGCCGTCGGGTTCGCGCTGGCGATCGTATCGGTGGCGCTGGCGGTGCCGATCGTCATCACCTTCGTCGAAACCGGCATGGTGCCGCGTTTGCCGACCGCTATTCTGTCGACCGGCCTGATGCTGGTGGCGTTTCTGTCATTCGCCGTCGGCCTGGTGCTCGACACCGTGACGCGCGGGCGCCGCGAGATGAAGCTTTTGGCTTTCCTCGCGCTGCGCGGGCCCGGCGATGAATGGCGGCGCAACTGA
- a CDS encoding DUF2007 domain-containing protein — protein sequence MREIVRTNDAVLVTAIEALLKAANIHHLVLDQNMSVLEGSLGVLPRRILVPDELEAQARRLLQEAGLGHELRGDER from the coding sequence ATGCGTGAGATCGTGCGCACCAACGATGCCGTGCTGGTCACCGCGATCGAGGCGCTGCTGAAGGCCGCCAACATCCATCATCTGGTGCTCGATCAGAACATGAGCGTGCTCGAAGGCTCGCTCGGTGTGCTGCCGCGCCGCATCCTGGTGCCCGACGAATTGGAAGCGCAGGCGCGGCGGCTCTTGCAGGAAGCCGGGCTCGGCCACGAATTGCGCGGCGATGAGCGCTGA
- a CDS encoding tRNA1(Val) (adenine(37)-N6)-methyltransferase: MSAERVTLETSEDAVLGGRLRLRQPLRGHRVGHDAILLAAFTDAQAGQHAVDFGAGVGGAGLALARRIAGLQATLVEIDPVLAALAGQNAALNGLAERVNAVAADVADAPGLTAAGLAAESVDCVLMNPPFNDPRRQNVSPDPRRRLAHVADPDLLGRWVESAARLLKPEGRLTLIWRAEGLPGVLEVLAPVFGAVSVLPVYPRPGAAAIRVLVRAVKGESAGHQNHAGLVLNGSDGRPTVAAENILRGGEALGPARF, encoded by the coding sequence ATGAGCGCTGAACGCGTGACCTTGGAAACGAGCGAAGACGCTGTGCTCGGCGGCCGGCTGCGGCTGCGGCAACCCTTACGCGGTCATCGCGTCGGACACGATGCCATCCTGCTCGCCGCCTTTACGGATGCGCAGGCGGGTCAGCACGCGGTCGACTTCGGCGCCGGTGTCGGCGGCGCCGGCCTTGCCCTGGCGCGGCGGATCGCAGGGTTACAGGCGACGTTGGTCGAGATCGACCCGGTGCTGGCCGCGCTCGCCGGACAGAATGCCGCGCTGAACGGCCTTGCGGAGCGGGTGAACGCGGTTGCCGCCGACGTCGCGGACGCCCCGGGCTTGACCGCTGCCGGGCTCGCCGCCGAGAGCGTCGATTGCGTGCTGATGAACCCGCCCTTCAACGACCCGCGGCGACAAAATGTCTCGCCGGACCCGCGACGCCGGCTCGCGCATGTTGCGGATCCGGACCTGCTCGGCCGCTGGGTGGAAAGCGCAGCGCGGCTGCTGAAGCCTGAGGGGCGACTGACGCTGATCTGGCGCGCGGAGGGCTTGCCCGGGGTGCTCGAAGTCCTGGCGCCGGTGTTCGGCGCGGTGTCGGTGCTGCCGGTCTATCCGCGTCCGGGCGCGGCGGCGATCAGGGTGTTGGTTCGGGCGGTGAAGGGCGAGAGCGCTGGACACCAGAATCATGCCGGGCTCGTCCTCAACGGCAGCGATGGACGTCCAACGGTGGCGGCGGAGAACATACTGCGCGGTGGCGAAGCTCTCGGCCCTGCTCGTTTTTAA
- a CDS encoding S49 family peptidase yields MPNFFSRLLDFLGPLVPSRFRADIPVVPVVRLSGVIGVTTPLRPGLMLANVARVLERAFDVRNARAVALIINSPGGSPAQSHLIFRRIRDLAADKKIPVLAFIEDVGASGGYMLACAGDEIICDPFSIVGSIGVVGGSFGFVELMEKVGIERRLYTSGDRKVMLDPFLPEKPDDVARIKAVQKDIHEHFIALVKERRGSKLKGDDQTLFSGEFWTAQAAIDFGLADRVGDLRTTLRARYGEKVRTPLIEAERSLLGRKLSGVGLAKFAAAESTFADDVISALETRAVWSRYGL; encoded by the coding sequence ATGCCAAACTTTTTTTCACGCCTGCTCGATTTTTTGGGACCGCTGGTGCCGTCGCGCTTCCGCGCCGACATTCCGGTGGTGCCGGTGGTACGTCTGTCCGGCGTTATCGGCGTCACCACACCGCTGCGGCCGGGTCTCATGCTCGCCAACGTCGCTCGCGTGCTGGAGCGTGCCTTCGACGTGCGCAATGCGCGGGCCGTGGCGCTGATCATCAATTCGCCCGGCGGCTCGCCGGCGCAGTCGCATCTCATCTTCCGCCGTATCCGCGATCTCGCGGCCGATAAGAAGATTCCCGTGCTGGCCTTCATCGAGGATGTCGGCGCGTCCGGCGGTTACATGTTGGCCTGCGCCGGCGACGAGATCATCTGCGATCCCTTCTCCATCGTCGGCTCGATCGGCGTGGTCGGCGGTTCGTTCGGCTTCGTTGAACTGATGGAGAAGGTTGGCATCGAGCGGCGGCTCTATACCTCGGGCGATCGCAAGGTGATGCTCGACCCGTTCCTGCCGGAGAAGCCTGACGACGTTGCGCGTATCAAGGCGGTGCAGAAAGATATCCATGAGCATTTCATCGCGCTGGTGAAGGAGCGCCGCGGCTCGAAGCTCAAGGGCGACGATCAGACGCTGTTCTCCGGCGAGTTCTGGACCGCGCAGGCGGCAATCGATTTCGGCCTCGCCGACCGCGTCGGCGATCTGCGGACGACGTTACGCGCGCGCTATGGCGAGAAAGTCCGCACGCCGTTGATCGAGGCCGAGCGCAGTCTGCTGGGGCGCAAGTTGTCGGGTGTCGGACTGGCCAAGTTTGCCGCGGCGGAAAGCACCTTTGCCGACGATGTCATTTCGGCGCTGGAAACCCGCGCCGTTTGGTCGCGTTACGGTTTGTAG
- a CDS encoding glycine--tRNA ligase subunit alpha, producing the protein MAEATLLASRPARSDNLDPTRSFQGLILALQRYWADWGCVILQPYDMEVGAGTFHPATTLRALGPKPWNAAYVQPSRRPKDGRYGENPNRLQHYYQFQVILKPSPPDLQELYLGSLKAIGIDQAVHDIRFVEDDWESPTLGAWGLGWECWCDGMEVSQFTYFQQVAGFECAPVAGELTYGLERLAMYVQGVDRVYDLNFNGRTDDKKVTYGDVFLQAEREYSKHNFEVADTAMLFEQFKMAEAACQKYLAAGWTGDDKTKHTMALPAYDQCIKASHVFNLLDARGVISVTERQSYILRVRELAKACGAAWLATEAGGAG; encoded by the coding sequence ATGGCCGAAGCCACTCTTCTCGCCAGCCGCCCGGCGCGTTCCGACAACCTCGACCCCACGCGGTCGTTCCAGGGCCTGATCCTGGCGCTGCAGCGGTATTGGGCGGATTGGGGCTGCGTCATCCTGCAGCCGTACGACATGGAAGTGGGGGCGGGCACGTTCCACCCGGCGACCACGCTGCGGGCGCTTGGACCGAAGCCGTGGAATGCCGCTTATGTACAGCCCTCGCGCCGTCCGAAGGACGGCCGCTATGGCGAGAACCCGAACCGGTTGCAGCACTATTACCAGTTCCAGGTGATCCTGAAGCCGTCGCCACCGGACCTGCAGGAGCTCTATCTCGGCTCGTTGAAGGCCATCGGCATCGATCAGGCCGTGCACGACATCCGCTTCGTCGAGGACGACTGGGAAAGCCCGACCTTGGGCGCCTGGGGCCTCGGCTGGGAATGCTGGTGCGACGGCATGGAAGTGTCGCAGTTCACTTACTTCCAGCAGGTCGCGGGCTTCGAATGCGCGCCGGTCGCGGGCGAGCTGACTTACGGTCTCGAGCGCCTCGCGATGTATGTGCAGGGCGTCGACCGCGTCTACGATCTCAACTTCAACGGCCGTACCGACGACAAGAAGGTCACCTACGGTGACGTCTTCCTGCAGGCCGAGCGCGAATATTCCAAGCACAACTTCGAAGTCGCCGACACGGCAATGCTATTCGAGCAGTTCAAGATGGCGGAAGCGGCCTGCCAGAAGTATCTCGCCGCCGGTTGGACCGGTGACGACAAGACCAAGCACACGATGGCGCTGCCTGCCTACGACCAGTGCATCAAGGCATCGCACGTCTTCAATTTGCTCGACGCGCGCGGCGTCATCTCCGTGACCGAGCGCCAGAGCTATATCCTGCGCGTGCGCGAACTGGCCAAAGCCTGCGGCGCCGCGTGGCTCGCGACGGAAGCCGGCGGGGCTGGTTAA
- a CDS encoding endonuclease domain-containing protein, with product MIPADEPGERVWARTDRELAPPQRAFARRMRKAPTEAERKLWWHVRHRLPMSGSHFRRQVQIGAYIADFACHRCKLVIEVDGGQHAVQTAEDVSRSGRLEAEGYRVLRFWNNDVLSNIDCVLTETMSAITATPTPDPSPQRGGEKRARK from the coding sequence ATGATCCCTGCAGATGAACCTGGCGAGCGGGTTTGGGCGCGCACCGACCGTGAGTTGGCTCCGCCACAACGTGCATTTGCTCGTCGGATGCGAAAGGCGCCGACCGAGGCAGAGCGCAAGCTTTGGTGGCATGTCCGTCATCGCCTGCCGATGTCCGGCTCGCATTTTCGCCGGCAGGTTCAAATAGGCGCCTATATCGCTGACTTCGCTTGTCACAGATGCAAACTCGTCATCGAAGTTGATGGCGGCCAGCATGCGGTTCAAACAGCGGAAGATGTGTCGCGGAGCGGGCGCTTAGAGGCCGAGGGCTATCGCGTGCTTCGCTTCTGGAACAACGATGTGCTTTCGAACATCGACTGCGTCCTGACGGAAACTATGAGCGCAATCACAGCGACCCCCACCCCCGACCCCTCCCCACAAAGGGGAGGGGAGAAGCGGGCGCGGAAATAA
- a CDS encoding LemA family protein, whose amino-acid sequence MTTWIILIVVAAVAVAAIVVFNRLVSTRQMANEAWSGIDVQLKRRAELVPNLVEVVKGYAAHERGLLEDISKLRGQAGSLPREDVAQRAQVEGALTVALGRLMALAESYPDLKASRNFLELQQQLSTLENELQMARRYYNGAARNQNVLVQSFPSNVMAGLFGFRERPFFELSSEAERAVPQVALGS is encoded by the coding sequence ATGACCACCTGGATCATCCTCATCGTCGTGGCCGCCGTTGCCGTCGCGGCGATCGTCGTTTTCAACCGCCTCGTGTCGACGCGGCAGATGGCGAACGAAGCCTGGAGCGGCATAGACGTGCAGCTCAAGCGCCGCGCCGAGCTGGTGCCGAACCTCGTCGAGGTCGTGAAGGGCTATGCCGCGCACGAGCGCGGCCTGCTCGAAGACATCAGCAAACTGCGCGGCCAGGCGGGCAGCCTGCCGCGCGAGGATGTCGCGCAACGCGCGCAAGTCGAAGGCGCGCTTACGGTCGCGCTGGGCCGCCTGATGGCGCTCGCCGAGAGCTATCCGGACCTCAAGGCCAGCCGCAACTTCCTCGAGCTGCAACAGCAGCTCAGCACGCTCGAGAACGAATTGCAGATGGCGCGGCGCTATTACAACGGCGCGGCGCGGAACCAGAATGTGCTGGTGCAGTCGTTCCCGTCGAACGTGATGGCCGGTCTGTTCGGCTTCCGTGAGCGGCCGTTCTTTGAGCTGTCGAGCGAGGCGGAGCGCGCCGTGCCGCAGGTTGCGCTCGGTTCGTGA